A genomic stretch from Candidatus Amarolinea dominans includes:
- a CDS encoding MFS transporter, which produces MRKMRKMNATVLYLVLTITVAFLEGMIFTVSSVYLVTMVGLSPLQLVLVGSVLEATAFLGEVPTGVVADVYSRRLSMVIGYVVMGCGFILQGAVPQFGALLVAQVVWGLGYTFTSGATEAWLVDEIGQEQAGRAFLRATQLSSLAVLLGIGGGTLLAQVGGLQLPIVLGGAGLIALAAGLALVMPEQHFTPTSRADHTTWQTMIHTTRSGWRVVRSRPVLFTLLVVGMINGAFSEGVDRLWTIHLIQNLTLPQVFGWQPIVWIGLIRAAWLILSIAAAEVVRRRLDMRSDRAIARTLWWMTAGIVAGVLGLALAPSFALGVIALVAIMMLRRTMGPILSIWTNQHIGTADAGVRATVLSMVNQADAMGQIAGGPVVGAVGNFSLRLALTMSALILTPALALYRRTRLPPSQV; this is translated from the coding sequence ATGCGCAAAATGCGCAAAATGAACGCGACCGTGCTCTACCTGGTGTTGACGATCACCGTGGCTTTTCTGGAAGGGATGATCTTCACCGTCAGCTCCGTCTACCTGGTGACGATGGTCGGCCTCAGCCCGCTGCAACTGGTGCTGGTCGGCTCCGTGTTGGAAGCGACCGCCTTCCTGGGCGAGGTGCCGACCGGTGTCGTGGCCGATGTCTACAGCCGACGCCTCTCCATGGTCATCGGTTATGTCGTGATGGGCTGCGGTTTCATTCTTCAGGGTGCGGTACCACAGTTCGGCGCCTTGTTGGTTGCGCAGGTGGTGTGGGGACTGGGCTACACCTTCACCAGCGGTGCAACCGAGGCCTGGCTGGTGGATGAGATTGGTCAGGAACAGGCGGGGCGGGCCTTCTTGCGGGCGACGCAGCTCAGCTCACTGGCGGTGCTGCTCGGCATCGGCGGTGGCACGCTGCTCGCCCAGGTTGGAGGCCTGCAGCTCCCCATTGTGCTGGGCGGGGCCGGCCTGATCGCGCTGGCTGCGGGGCTGGCGCTGGTGATGCCGGAACAGCACTTCACGCCGACGTCGCGCGCGGATCACACCACCTGGCAGACGATGATCCACACCACGCGCAGCGGCTGGCGGGTTGTGCGCTCACGGCCGGTGCTGTTCACCCTGCTGGTGGTGGGAATGATCAATGGCGCGTTCAGCGAAGGCGTGGATCGCCTGTGGACCATTCATCTGATACAAAACCTGACCTTGCCCCAGGTGTTTGGCTGGCAGCCCATCGTCTGGATTGGGCTGATTCGGGCTGCCTGGCTCATCCTGAGCATTGCCGCGGCTGAGGTGGTGCGGCGGCGCCTGGACATGCGCAGCGATCGGGCGATTGCGCGTACGCTGTGGTGGATGACCGCGGGCATCGTGGCCGGCGTCCTGGGTCTGGCGCTGGCGCCCAGTTTTGCGCTGGGGGTGATTGCGTTGGTGGCGATCATGATGCTGCGCCGCACGATGGGGCCGATCCTGTCCATCTGGACGAATCAGCACATTGGGACTGCGGATGCCGGCGTGCGCGCCACCGTGCTCTCCATGGTCAACCAGGCGGATGCGATGGGGCAGATTGCCGGCGGGCCGGTGGTGGGCGCCGTCGGCAACTTCTCCCTGCGCCTGGCGCTGACCATGTCGGCCCTCATCCTGACGCCCGCGCTGGCACTCTATCGCCGGACGCGCTTGCCGCCATCGCAGGTGTAG
- a CDS encoding nucleotidyltransferase, with product MPDISLVIMAAGIGSRYGGLKQVDPVGPHDELIIHYSVYDALRAGFDRIVFVIRRDIEDAFRARIGRMVEAQAAVDYVFQELHDLPGGAPAPVGRVKPWGTGHAVWCCRHTIQAPFAVINADDFYGATSFQAIAEHLRQASDQPGFYDFSMVGYPLQNTLSAHGHVARGVCQVAADGTLISIQEHTRIQAFSDGIKTWHEASDWTPLAPDTHVSMNFWGFTPALFGELEQRLAHFLHREDAALLRSELFLPNVVGELVQAQAARVQVLPTHEQWFGVTYRADRPRVQAAIQALLAAGVYPDRL from the coding sequence ATGCCCGATATTAGCCTGGTCATCATGGCCGCAGGCATCGGCAGCCGCTATGGAGGGCTTAAGCAGGTTGATCCGGTGGGGCCACATGACGAGCTGATCATTCACTATTCGGTTTATGACGCCCTGCGCGCCGGTTTCGACCGCATCGTCTTTGTCATTCGCCGCGATATCGAAGACGCATTCCGCGCACGCATCGGCCGCATGGTCGAGGCGCAAGCCGCGGTGGACTACGTCTTTCAGGAACTGCACGATTTGCCCGGCGGGGCGCCGGCGCCGGTCGGCCGCGTCAAACCCTGGGGCACCGGCCACGCGGTCTGGTGCTGCCGCCATACCATCCAGGCGCCTTTTGCGGTCATCAACGCCGACGATTTCTACGGCGCAACCTCATTTCAGGCCATCGCCGAGCACCTCCGCCAGGCCAGCGATCAGCCCGGCTTCTACGACTTCAGCATGGTGGGCTACCCACTGCAAAATACCCTGTCTGCCCATGGACACGTGGCCCGCGGTGTGTGCCAGGTGGCTGCCGATGGCACCCTGATCAGCATCCAGGAGCACACCCGCATCCAGGCCTTCAGCGATGGCATCAAGACCTGGCACGAGGCCAGCGACTGGACGCCTCTCGCACCCGACACCCACGTTTCGATGAACTTCTGGGGTTTTACGCCCGCCCTCTTTGGCGAGCTGGAACAGCGTCTGGCGCACTTTCTGCACCGGGAGGACGCAGCCCTCCTACGCAGCGAGTTATTCCTGCCTAATGTCGTTGGCGAACTGGTGCAGGCGCAGGCCGCGCGGGTGCAGGTCCTGCCCACGCACGAGCAGTGGTTCGGCGTCACCTACCGGGCTGATCGGCCGCGAGTTCAAGCCGCAATCCAAGCCCTGCTGGCGGCAGGGGTGTATCCGGACCGGTTGTGA